A region from the Muribaculum gordoncarteri genome encodes:
- the traK gene encoding conjugative transposon protein TraK, which translates to MEFKSLRNIETSFRQIRLFGIVFVAMCAVVVSVAMIMVFNFAEKQREKIYVLDNGKSLMLALSQDMSQNRPAEAREHVRRFHELFFNLSPDKSAIEHNINRALILSDKSAYNYYTDFSEKGYYNRIIAGNINQVVQVDSVVCDFNTYPYTARTYARQMIIRESNMTERTLITVCRLSNVSRSDDNPNGFIIEGFNILENKDIITTKR; encoded by the coding sequence ATGGAATTTAAGTCATTAAGGAACATTGAAACATCGTTCCGCCAGATACGCCTTTTCGGTATCGTGTTCGTTGCGATGTGTGCCGTTGTGGTGTCGGTGGCCATGATAATGGTCTTCAATTTCGCCGAGAAACAGCGGGAGAAAATCTATGTCCTTGACAACGGCAAGTCGCTTATGCTCGCCTTGTCGCAGGACATGAGCCAGAACCGACCTGCGGAGGCGCGTGAACACGTGCGCCGCTTCCACGAGCTGTTTTTCAACCTCTCGCCGGATAAATCCGCCATCGAGCATAACATCAACCGCGCTCTGATTCTCAGCGACAAGTCGGCATACAACTACTATACCGATTTCTCGGAAAAAGGTTATTACAACCGTATCATAGCCGGAAATATCAATCAAGTCGTGCAGGTTGACAGCGTGGTATGCGATTTCAACACATATCCCTATACCGCCAGAACATACGCGCGCCAGATGATTATCCGCGAGTCCAACATGACGGAGCGCACTCTGATAACGGTATGCCGCCTTTCCAACGTGTCGCGCTCCGACGACAATCCCAACGGATTTATTATTGAAGGTTTCAACATCCTTGAAAACAAGGATATAATCACTACTAAACGATGA
- a CDS encoding TraL conjugative transposon family protein, which yields MKVFSNLRAARDTVYNKVWHTPKGKLSAKVRGVCDGLPHKQRLMVVSVMLCTFVLIAFFVFGHACYKIGLGHSRRIVEVEHIQPLEINNPDVKPITPAAYDDAGMESED from the coding sequence ATGAAAGTCTTTTCAAATCTCCGTGCCGCGAGAGACACCGTATATAATAAGGTGTGGCACACCCCAAAGGGAAAACTCTCTGCCAAAGTGAGGGGCGTCTGCGACGGCCTTCCTCACAAGCAGCGGCTTATGGTTGTGAGCGTCATGCTCTGCACCTTCGTGCTGATCGCCTTCTTCGTGTTCGGTCATGCCTGCTATAAAATCGGGCTGGGTCATTCCCGTCGGATTGTGGAGGTGGAGCATATACAACCGCTGGAAATCAACAATCCCGATGTCAAACCGATAACCCCGGCAGCCTATGACGATGCAGGAATGGAAAGCGAGGATTAA
- the traM gene encoding conjugative transposon protein TraM, translating to MQEWKARINGFFQPKSQAERQKMMEYLIVMPAAILCGAVILWLLYTSLNKSDERVGDAFNTEIPEGENDGMKDKMSEYEAAEAAKEKETRQQTVSVLDTLTATTPQDSDMRQPSAVETSAQAYQEVQASLDDFFVPENNEAAQVAELQARIDELEAQNAMAQQQQQPDQMEILERSYQLAAQYMGNGNGGNYPPPASADDEKGKRNVQPVAQVCRNVVSSLSASSSRSFNTSVGSSRIVNKNTIAAVVANNQSVTDGESVKLRTTEPMWVGSRLIPRNTVIVGSARVQGERLEIEISSIECDGFIYDVELQVYDSDGQEGINIPNSMESDALHEIGANMGSTMGSSINISTNTGAQIASDVGRGLINGVSQYLNKKLRTVKVHLKAGYHVMLHQPEDI from the coding sequence ATGCAGGAATGGAAAGCGAGGATTAACGGCTTCTTCCAGCCCAAATCACAGGCTGAACGGCAGAAGATGATGGAGTATCTTATCGTGATGCCGGCGGCGATACTATGTGGGGCCGTAATATTGTGGCTTCTATACACCAGCCTCAACAAGAGCGACGAGCGCGTGGGCGACGCCTTCAACACCGAGATACCCGAAGGGGAGAACGACGGCATGAAAGACAAGATGTCGGAATATGAGGCTGCGGAAGCTGCAAAAGAGAAAGAAACCCGTCAGCAGACGGTATCCGTCCTCGACACCCTCACAGCCACAACCCCGCAAGACAGCGATATGCGTCAGCCTTCGGCAGTGGAAACATCGGCGCAGGCGTATCAGGAAGTGCAGGCTTCGCTCGATGATTTCTTTGTGCCGGAAAATAATGAGGCGGCACAGGTCGCCGAGTTGCAGGCGCGGATCGACGAGCTGGAAGCTCAAAATGCGATGGCGCAGCAGCAACAGCAGCCGGATCAGATGGAGATACTTGAACGCTCCTACCAGTTGGCGGCACAATATATGGGTAACGGCAACGGCGGCAATTATCCACCTCCGGCCTCTGCCGACGATGAGAAAGGCAAGCGCAATGTGCAGCCGGTGGCACAGGTGTGCAGAAATGTTGTATCATCCCTCAGTGCCTCGTCAAGCAGAAGTTTCAACACCTCCGTCGGCTCGTCAAGAATTGTGAATAAGAACACAATCGCCGCAGTTGTTGCCAACAATCAGAGTGTAACCGACGGCGAGAGTGTAAAGTTACGGACAACCGAACCGATGTGGGTAGGCTCACGGCTGATACCACGCAATACTGTAATTGTCGGCTCTGCAAGAGTGCAGGGCGAGAGGCTGGAAATCGAAATATCCTCTATCGAGTGCGACGGCTTCATCTACGATGTGGAGTTGCAGGTTTACGACTCCGACGGCCAGGAAGGTATCAACATTCCCAACTCTATGGAGAGTGACGCGCTCCACGAAATCGGTGCCAATATGGGCAGTACGATGGGCAGCTCAATCAACATCTCCACCAATACAGGGGCGCAGATTGCTTCAGATGTTGGGCGAGGACTGATAAACGGTGTCAGCCAGTATCTCAACAAGAAGCTGCGAACCGTGAAAGTCCACCTCAAAGCCGGCTACCATGTGATGCTTCACCAGCCGGAAGATATATGA
- the traN gene encoding conjugative transposon protein TraN — protein MATPAFAKGKKTVNSADNNVSPDTEQVAEHDLNVYDPDYTDGDKFSGLTRKVGFDRMIPPHALEVCYNKTTHIIFPAEITYVDLGNENLVAGLADGAKNVLRVKSAFKSFKQETNLSVITEDGSYYTFNVKFAKEPLLLSIEMTDFLHDGESVNRPNNAQEIYLERLGSESPMLVKLIMKSIHKQNKREIKHIGSKRFGVQFLLKSIYANNGLLYFHTELKNTSNIPFDIDFVSFKIVDKKVIKRTAMQEQILEPLRAQNYVVVVPAKSSERTVFALEKFTIPDDKQLVIEVAEKEGGRHQSFVVENEDIVRANVIDELSIQ, from the coding sequence ATGGCAACCCCAGCCTTCGCAAAAGGCAAAAAGACGGTCAATAGTGCCGATAACAATGTGTCGCCTGATACTGAACAGGTAGCCGAACACGACTTGAACGTGTACGACCCCGACTACACCGACGGCGACAAGTTCAGCGGTCTTACCCGAAAAGTCGGCTTTGACCGCATGATTCCGCCTCACGCTCTGGAGGTATGCTACAACAAGACGACGCACATCATCTTCCCGGCAGAAATCACCTATGTCGATTTGGGCAACGAAAACCTTGTTGCCGGACTTGCAGACGGTGCGAAGAACGTGCTGCGCGTAAAATCCGCTTTCAAGTCGTTCAAGCAGGAAACAAACCTGTCGGTAATCACGGAAGATGGTAGCTATTACACGTTTAACGTGAAATTCGCCAAAGAGCCGCTGTTGCTCAGTATCGAGATGACAGACTTTCTCCACGACGGCGAATCGGTGAACCGTCCCAACAACGCACAGGAAATCTACCTTGAACGCCTCGGCAGTGAGAGTCCTATGCTTGTAAAACTGATTATGAAAAGTATCCACAAGCAGAACAAGCGCGAAATCAAACATATCGGGTCAAAGCGTTTCGGTGTGCAGTTCCTTTTGAAATCCATATATGCTAATAACGGTTTGCTGTACTTCCACACGGAGCTGAAAAACACCTCCAACATTCCTTTCGATATTGATTTTGTGTCTTTCAAGATTGTGGACAAGAAGGTTATCAAGCGTACAGCCATGCAAGAGCAGATACTTGAACCACTACGCGCCCAGAACTATGTAGTAGTCGTTCCCGCAAAATCCTCTGAACGCACTGTGTTTGCGCTGGAGAAATTCACTATTCCCGACGACAAGCAGCTTGTCATAGAGGTCGCCGAAAAAGAGGGGGGCAGACACCAGTCCTTCGTTGTGGAGAACGAGGATATTGTCCGCGCAAACGTAATTGATGAACTTTCAATTCAGTAA
- a CDS encoding conjugal transfer protein TraO has protein sequence MRKAMMIIAAMLALFTGQAMAQRCLPGMSAVEIKANMADGFYTGNSRDCGYSFGVYYSVFKGGANTWNFGGEYLQTYKPYAEKGRIPVAQFTAEAGYNLHLVSDYSQTFHLYGGVSALGGYETVNWGKHTLSDGSTLHNGDAFIYGGALTLQADFYLSDKIALTANIKERFVFGNSTGHFHTQYGVGVKFIIE, from the coding sequence ATGAGAAAAGCGATGATGATAATCGCTGCCATGCTTGCCCTTTTTACAGGGCAGGCAATGGCCCAGCGATGCCTCCCCGGTATGTCAGCCGTGGAAATAAAGGCGAATATGGCAGACGGTTTCTATACCGGCAACTCCCGCGACTGCGGATATTCATTCGGAGTGTATTACTCAGTGTTCAAGGGAGGCGCGAACACTTGGAACTTCGGAGGAGAGTATCTCCAGACCTATAAGCCATACGCTGAAAAAGGTCGTATTCCTGTGGCGCAGTTCACGGCAGAGGCGGGCTATAATCTCCACCTTGTCAGCGACTATTCGCAGACTTTCCACCTCTATGGCGGTGTATCGGCTCTCGGTGGATATGAAACGGTGAATTGGGGCAAGCACACCCTGTCCGACGGCTCCACGCTCCATAACGGCGATGCCTTCATCTATGGCGGTGCGCTGACCTTGCAGGCCGATTTCTATCTCTCGGATAAAATCGCGTTGACAGCCAATATTAAAGAGAGGTTTGTGTTCGGCAACTCAACGGGGCATTTCCATACGCAGTATGGTGTCGGTGTCAAATTCATAATTGAGTAG
- a CDS encoding toprim domain-containing protein, which yields MDIDAIKGISLVDFLHRLGYDPTGRDSKGLWFYAPYRNERKPSFHVNPRKNVWFDFGTGEGGDIFTLAGALSGKTDFVEQARYIADKMDMPVAEPYKPLPFVEEPTFQNVEISRLESSALLRYLEQRGIQKEIAQRYCVQVDYELHGKHYYAIGFENNAHGYELRNPFFKGSYPPKSITRIVNGNPRCNVFEGFIDFLSSERLGYNDGNDGVVLNSVANVGKAIPVLAEYPLILCYLDNDTAGRAAVARLRREFGDRVSDKSALYPDHKDLNDYLQSLTQKQITKPKFKL from the coding sequence ATGGATATAGACGCTATCAAAGGAATATCCCTTGTGGATTTCCTGCACCGCCTCGGCTACGACCCCACCGGACGCGACAGCAAAGGTCTGTGGTTCTATGCTCCGTACCGCAACGAGCGTAAGCCGTCGTTTCATGTCAATCCGCGCAAAAATGTATGGTTCGATTTTGGGACAGGAGAAGGCGGCGACATATTCACTCTCGCAGGAGCGTTATCCGGCAAGACCGATTTCGTTGAGCAGGCTCGGTATATCGCCGATAAGATGGATATGCCTGTGGCAGAGCCTTACAAACCGTTGCCGTTTGTTGAGGAACCGACATTCCAGAATGTGGAAATATCTCGTCTGGAGTCGTCCGCGTTGCTCCGCTATTTAGAACAACGTGGCATACAGAAAGAGATTGCACAACGCTACTGCGTACAGGTTGACTATGAGCTTCACGGCAAACATTATTACGCCATCGGTTTTGAGAACAACGCTCACGGTTACGAGCTGCGCAACCCGTTCTTCAAGGGGAGTTATCCGCCAAAGAGCATAACCCGTATTGTCAATGGCAATCCGCGCTGCAATGTGTTCGAGGGTTTCATCGACTTTCTTTCGTCTGAACGCCTCGGCTACAATGACGGCAACGACGGTGTTGTGCTTAACTCCGTGGCTAATGTCGGAAAGGCAATCCCGGTTCTTGCGGAATACCCGCTGATACTGTGCTACCTCGACAACGACACCGCCGGGCGTGCCGCAGTCGCCAGACTGCGCCGCGAGTTCGGCGACAGGGTGAGCGACAAATCCGCGCTCTATCCCGACCACAAGGATCTGAACGATTATCTGCAATCGCTCACTCAAAAACAAATCACTAAACCCAAATTCAAATTATGA
- a CDS encoding DUF3872 domain-containing protein, protein MTTNFCSRIGDIRLTPARFFGFWIALFAIVISMTSCSDDLDVQQSYPFTVEVMPYGDKITQGQTVELRFEIVPEGNYSNTLYTIRYFQYDGEGTLKLVDGPVLVNNDRVLLESKTFRLTYTAKSSQAHKLLIVIEDNFNSTPWEQTFEFNGKDSGDDDGGKIIGPIVGPVTPVVR, encoded by the coding sequence ATGACTACAAATTTCTGTTCACGCATCGGCGATATTCGCCTAACCCCCGCCCGGTTCTTCGGGTTCTGGATTGCTCTTTTTGCAATCGTAATCTCCATGACTTCCTGTTCCGACGACCTCGATGTGCAGCAGTCCTATCCGTTCACGGTGGAGGTCATGCCCTACGGCGACAAAATCACGCAGGGACAGACCGTGGAGCTGCGTTTTGAGATTGTTCCCGAAGGCAACTATTCCAACACCCTCTATACAATACGCTATTTCCAGTATGACGGCGAAGGCACTCTCAAACTCGTTGATGGCCCGGTGCTGGTAAATAATGACCGTGTGCTTCTTGAAAGCAAGACCTTCCGGCTGACATATACTGCAAAATCCTCTCAGGCTCATAAACTCCTGATTGTGATTGAAGACAACTTCAATTCGACCCCGTGGGAACAGACCTTTGAGTTCAACGGCAAGGACAGCGGCGATGATGATGGTGGCAAAATCATCGGCCCGATTGTCGGCCCTGTAACACCGGTTGTGCGATGA
- a CDS encoding glycoside hydrolase family protein → MKKLLLFFMALLTLVAATPAANAKRSIMELPPFERAVLIIKKFETLHKPKHWPYVGYGHQVQPGEPYRRGVQLTERQADALLRKDLRKFCALYSQYGKDSILLACLAYNCGPGVVNKSSVLKKLKSGNRDIFKSYTSHCRYKGKFHKQLHQRRIMEIMILFQK, encoded by the coding sequence ATGAAGAAACTATTGTTATTCTTCATGGCGTTGCTGACCCTTGTGGCGGCAACGCCCGCCGCCAACGCAAAGCGGTCTATAATGGAACTGCCTCCGTTTGAGCGTGCCGTGCTGATAATCAAAAAGTTTGAAACGCTCCACAAACCGAAACACTGGCCTTATGTAGGCTACGGTCACCAAGTCCAACCCGGAGAACCTTACCGCCGTGGCGTGCAGCTCACCGAAAGACAGGCAGACGCCCTGTTGCGAAAAGATCTCCGCAAGTTCTGCGCCTTATACTCGCAATACGGCAAAGATTCAATCCTTTTAGCCTGCCTCGCCTACAACTGCGGACCCGGCGTAGTCAACAAGAGCAGTGTTCTGAAGAAACTCAAATCCGGGAACCGCGACATCTTCAAGTCCTACACCTCCCACTGCCGGTATAAAGGCAAATTCCACAAGCAACTCCACCAACGCCGGATTATGGAAATTATGATATTGTTCCAGAAATAA
- a CDS encoding DUF3873 domain-containing protein: MTTKMTANGVSTTTTPGTEQYEVFYTGYRTRRKKHYQYDYRHTNGELFSCVAGTLKECRQRRDEWLNKK; this comes from the coding sequence ATGACAACGAAAATGACCGCCAACGGAGTAAGCACTACCACCACTCCCGGCACCGAACAATACGAGGTGTTTTACACCGGCTACCGCACACGGCGTAAGAAACACTATCAATACGATTACCGCCACACCAATGGAGAACTATTCTCCTGCGTGGCTGGTACACTCAAAGAGTGCAGACAACGCCGTGATGAGTGGCTAAATAAGAAATAA
- a CDS encoding tyrosine-type recombinase/integrase — MENTIIPTDSLIEVCEKAVETFQLATDVKSRFMRGIRVLSRHLQQDGVLNYKPEEGERYIVEIFEQNLSKYRKMQIIPAIRAVNAYLNGEATYTIPKAQRYVHKSYRFPGDIGTVAEQFINERTDEKHLSLNTVRQYKRVLSKFAVLMELRHRTLWDLSEADIVAFIGSTHNSDFDRLSILRFFMSYLYDNKITTTDLSHPLIGKSRRRPTKLPSYYEAHEIASIENAICKSGKKGLRDYAMILLASRLGLRSSDILDLKLSDIDWDANVLRIMQHKTRAPIELPLIPIVGNAIASYLRYGRPKSTLKNVFLTCNFPVRPLMEGTFREIVVEYMRRAGVGYDGKHHGPHSLRHSLASRMLKNGVAMPVISEALGHQSTDTTMSYLAIDNESLLLCANDVVLVKESFYTQKDKYFYG, encoded by the coding sequence ATGGAAAACACGATTATTCCCACTGATAGTTTGATAGAGGTTTGTGAAAAGGCTGTTGAGACCTTTCAATTGGCGACTGATGTCAAAAGTCGGTTTATGAGAGGGATTAGAGTGCTAAGCAGGCATTTACAGCAGGACGGTGTGTTAAATTATAAACCGGAAGAAGGAGAACGGTATATAGTTGAGATATTTGAACAAAACCTGTCTAAATACAGAAAGATGCAGATAATACCTGCAATCCGGGCTGTCAATGCCTATCTTAATGGTGAGGCGACCTATACGATTCCAAAGGCGCAACGCTATGTTCATAAATCCTATCGTTTTCCCGGAGATATTGGTACTGTTGCAGAACAGTTCATAAACGAACGCACAGACGAAAAACATCTAAGCCTGAATACTGTTCGACAATATAAAAGAGTCCTCAGCAAATTTGCGGTTCTTATGGAGCTAAGGCATAGAACGCTGTGGGATTTATCCGAAGCAGACATTGTCGCGTTCATTGGTTCGACCCACAACAGTGATTTCGACAGGCTTTCTATACTTCGGTTCTTTATGTCTTATTTATACGACAACAAGATTACAACCACAGATTTGAGCCATCCGTTGATTGGGAAATCGAGAAGAAGGCCGACAAAATTACCTTCATACTATGAAGCGCACGAAATAGCCTCCATAGAAAATGCCATATGCAAGAGCGGCAAGAAAGGACTCAGAGACTATGCCATGATACTGTTGGCATCCAGACTTGGATTGCGCAGCTCGGATATATTAGATCTTAAATTATCTGATATAGACTGGGATGCCAATGTTTTACGGATAATGCAGCATAAAACGAGAGCCCCGATTGAGTTGCCCCTGATTCCAATTGTAGGGAATGCTATAGCATCATATCTAAGATACGGGCGACCAAAATCAACCCTTAAAAATGTTTTCCTTACCTGTAATTTCCCCGTAAGACCTCTTATGGAAGGTACATTCCGTGAAATCGTGGTGGAATATATGCGTAGGGCCGGTGTGGGATATGATGGCAAACATCACGGCCCCCATAGTCTTCGCCACAGTCTTGCATCACGGATGTTAAAAAATGGGGTGGCGATGCCTGTAATTTCAGAAGCCCTCGGACACCAGTCCACAGACACCACCATGTCCTATCTCGCAATTGATAATGAATCATTGCTTCTCTGTGCAAATGACGTGGTATTGGTCAAAGAAAGTTTTTACACACAAAAGGACAAGTATTTTTATGGATAG
- a CDS encoding tyrosine-type recombinase/integrase, translating to MDSNRVFNSVLAAYLKGYIAEKESLCQSTESSYWCLHEFDKYLIEIGHAGLNISKRTYDGWLEWASINRKRSTIHCKVLILTSFMKYMCSMGNDCYVPPPHKNHASDFVPYIFSDEEIGRIFEASDNLALAYYTGHNTVLFSMPALVRFLYSTGVRISEALAIRNKDVNFDKRQILIEGLKNKMQRLAPINQSLEKVLKQYLQYRNMLPVPGIDEPEGFMFVSGLGRQIKRNTVSKWFKKIILAADIPYNGQQEGPRIHDLRHTACVHAMSRLVSKGYDIYCALPMLARYMGHKNPTSTESYVRLTQSMYPDVLLAIP from the coding sequence ATGGATAGCAATAGAGTTTTCAACAGTGTCCTCGCCGCATACCTGAAAGGATACATAGCGGAGAAGGAGTCCCTATGCCAAAGCACAGAATCGTCTTATTGGTGCCTGCATGAATTTGACAAGTATCTAATTGAAATTGGACATGCCGGTCTCAACATATCCAAGCGTACATATGATGGATGGCTTGAATGGGCATCTATAAATCGAAAAAGATCCACGATACACTGCAAGGTTCTAATCCTCACATCCTTTATGAAATATATGTGCTCAATGGGTAATGATTGCTACGTTCCTCCACCGCATAAAAACCACGCATCGGATTTTGTTCCGTATATATTCTCAGATGAAGAAATAGGGCGTATATTTGAAGCCAGTGACAATCTGGCTCTTGCATATTATACCGGACACAACACTGTGCTTTTCTCAATGCCCGCTTTAGTCCGGTTCCTATATAGCACGGGCGTCAGAATATCAGAGGCTCTTGCTATAAGAAACAAAGATGTAAATTTTGACAAGAGACAGATTTTAATTGAAGGCCTCAAAAATAAAATGCAACGTCTGGCGCCAATCAACCAGTCTCTTGAGAAAGTGCTTAAACAATATCTTCAATATAGAAACATGTTACCGGTTCCCGGAATTGATGAGCCGGAGGGTTTTATGTTTGTTTCAGGATTAGGACGGCAAATCAAAAGGAATACAGTTTCAAAATGGTTCAAAAAAATCATATTGGCTGCCGATATACCCTATAATGGTCAACAGGAAGGACCAAGAATCCATGATTTGCGTCATACGGCCTGCGTTCATGCGATGTCCCGTCTTGTGTCAAAGGGCTACGATATATATTGCGCTCTTCCGATGCTTGCAAGATATATGGGACATAAAAATCCCACAAGTACCGAGTCTTATGTCAGATTGACACAAAGCATGTATCCGGATGTATTGCTGGCGATTCCTTGA
- a CDS encoding tyrosine-type recombinase/integrase: MSQWKEICKIRLKRYVKGSLAYVSVEALKCLLDYVPVDTRKGRRDLAMLTLMYQTGARVQEIIDLTPASIRLSKPFTVELLGKGSKKRIVPIDGNSMELVSCYIKENNLDDCAKRVFPLFFNCWGERLSAAGVAYILEKYYSMAKKEHEDLFPDKISPHVLRHSKAMHLLQSGVNLVYIRDILGHASIKTTEIYARADSKYKREALEKAYVDVCNVHTECEWEKDDKLKQFLKSLA; this comes from the coding sequence ATGTCCCAATGGAAAGAAATATGTAAAATCAGGCTGAAGAGATATGTGAAAGGCTCGTTGGCATATGTGTCAGTGGAGGCATTGAAATGTCTTTTGGATTATGTGCCGGTAGATACCCGAAAAGGGAGAAGGGACTTGGCAATGCTGACTTTAATGTACCAAACAGGGGCGCGTGTTCAAGAAATAATCGACTTGACTCCAGCATCAATTAGGCTGTCAAAGCCATTCACCGTCGAACTTCTCGGAAAAGGTTCCAAAAAACGAATAGTCCCGATTGATGGGAATTCGATGGAACTTGTGAGTTGCTATATCAAAGAAAATAATCTTGATGATTGTGCCAAACGTGTTTTCCCTTTGTTCTTTAATTGTTGGGGCGAGAGGTTGTCAGCAGCCGGAGTTGCATATATTCTTGAAAAATATTATTCTATGGCAAAAAAGGAACATGAAGATTTGTTCCCAGACAAGATAAGCCCTCATGTATTGCGCCATTCAAAAGCGATGCATTTACTGCAATCAGGCGTAAACTTGGTATATATAAGGGATATCCTTGGTCATGCATCTATTAAGACTACAGAAATATATGCAAGAGCGGATTCCAAGTATAAACGAGAGGCATTAGAAAAAGCCTACGTTGATGTGTGTAACGTCCATACGGAATGTGAATGGGAAAAAGATGATAAACTCAAACAGTTTCTCAAAAGTTTGGCATAG
- a CDS encoding PcfJ domain-containing protein: protein MKPKTALHKKVVKLSATLRPITATQKQWAYSQCFEHIAYRGKNGSMVCSECAHEWSAEGKRGNKCRCPKCGAKLTVSHSLKRKSTQTAHFAVVTTRDNFQVIRVIYVKWCSRKGEKAEYIVNEALQRWFDAEGNEVNIARKKCFMPRYCDAWNFDSDMEIRSRTANYDNIPIYATYPKCRVLPIIRRNGFNGFHYTDPYDLLKGLMSDNKVETLVKTRQYGLLSYYLYRSQYRRDSWQLIRICLRHNYKVKDVTTWYDHINTLERLGMDIHNPLYLCPKNLRSEHNRLVELLKRREEKVRIERERNAEIERQIRQRKDDEAKKTYPQRMSRYLDLVFSDGLIEVSVLQTAEDFYNEGEIMHHCVYTNGYYAENNSLVMSAHIGDKRLETIEIDLKRLIISQSHGAYNQDTKYHNRIVSLVQRNIHKIARRANQKSENADVISA, encoded by the coding sequence ATGAAACCCAAGACAGCATTACATAAGAAAGTGGTAAAACTATCTGCCACACTGCGCCCCATAACCGCGACACAAAAGCAATGGGCATACTCGCAATGCTTTGAACACATCGCCTATCGTGGCAAAAACGGCTCTATGGTATGTTCCGAATGTGCCCACGAATGGTCAGCGGAGGGTAAGCGTGGCAATAAATGCCGTTGCCCGAAATGTGGGGCAAAACTCACCGTCAGCCACTCGCTCAAACGCAAATCAACGCAGACGGCACACTTTGCGGTTGTTACCACAAGGGATAATTTTCAAGTAATTAGAGTGATATACGTTAAATGGTGCAGCCGTAAGGGTGAAAAAGCTGAATACATCGTTAACGAGGCGTTGCAGCGTTGGTTTGACGCCGAGGGCAACGAGGTGAACATCGCACGGAAAAAATGCTTTATGCCACGATACTGCGATGCGTGGAATTTTGACAGCGACATGGAGATTAGGAGCAGAACCGCCAATTACGACAATATCCCCATATACGCCACATATCCCAAATGCCGTGTCCTGCCGATTATCAGACGCAACGGGTTTAATGGCTTCCACTACACAGACCCCTACGACCTGCTGAAAGGTCTGATGTCCGACAACAAGGTGGAAACCCTTGTAAAGACAAGGCAGTATGGGTTATTGTCATACTACCTCTACCGCTCACAATACCGCCGTGACAGCTGGCAACTCATAAGAATATGCCTGCGGCACAATTACAAAGTCAAAGATGTTACGACATGGTATGACCATATCAACACTCTTGAACGGCTCGGCATGGACATTCACAACCCCCTCTATCTATGCCCCAAAAATCTTAGGTCGGAACACAACCGCCTTGTGGAGTTGCTGAAACGGCGTGAAGAAAAAGTGAGGATTGAGCGAGAGCGAAATGCGGAGATAGAGCGTCAAATCCGACAGAGAAAAGACGATGAAGCGAAAAAGACCTATCCGCAACGGATGTCACGATACCTTGACCTCGTGTTTTCTGACGGACTTATTGAGGTTTCCGTGTTGCAGACCGCCGAGGATTTCTACAACGAAGGCGAGATAATGCACCACTGCGTATATACCAACGGCTATTACGCAGAAAACAATTCCCTTGTGATGTCGGCTCATATCGGTGACAAACGGTTAGAAACTATTGAGATAGACCTCAAACGCCTTATAATCTCGCAGTCGCATGGTGCTTATAATCAAGACACCAAGTATCACAACCGCATAGTGTCGCTTGTGCAAAGAAATATCCACAAGATTGCAAGGAGAGCAAATCAAAAATCCGAAAACGCTGATGTAATATCGGCATGA
- a CDS encoding PcfK-like family protein, with the protein MIGEVKKSGCCGFTDDEIFGWAMHFWDEPEIEVSNTATNCHVVVNHVVELTEEEKEQARQEAINKLRDEEMAKMRRPKTTEKKATENNPQIAQPSLFDL; encoded by the coding sequence ATCATTGGAGAGGTCAAGAAAAGCGGATGTTGCGGTTTTACCGACGATGAAATCTTCGGCTGGGCTATGCACTTTTGGGATGAGCCGGAAATCGAGGTAAGCAATACAGCGACCAACTGCCACGTGGTAGTTAATCACGTTGTGGAACTCACCGAAGAAGAAAAGGAACAGGCACGGCAGGAAGCCATCAACAAACTCCGTGACGAGGAAATGGCTAAAATGCGCAGACCCAAGACCACCGAGAAGAAAGCAACTGAGAACAATCCCCAAATCGCACAACCCAGTCTTTTTGACCTCTAA